In the genome of Brienomyrus brachyistius isolate T26 chromosome 17, BBRACH_0.4, whole genome shotgun sequence, one region contains:
- the LOC125711993 gene encoding heat shock protein beta-7-like, with protein MATFSGSISRSSRYSSSSVRAESGSGAGLAFQPYLDAGRHRLLGNEGTEDHLDLSAFSRCGSSYSVSADVSQFEPGDVVVLAFNCCVVIHAEKVADDGSVSDTFTHRSQLPEDMDPLTVSSTLTAQGILVVSVRKRSSQQDHDRDPPPPAYCAYGHV; from the exons ATGGCAACCTTCAGCGGCTCCATATCCCGCTCCAGCCGCTACAGCAGCAGCTCTGTTCGGGCGGAGTCTGGCTCCGGGGCCGGTTTGGCGTTCCAGCCGTACCTAGATGCTGGACGCCATAGGCTGCTTGGGAACGAGGGGACTGAAGATCATCTGGACCTGTCAGCATTCAGCCGCTGTG GCTCGTCCTACAGCGTGTCAGCTGACGTCAGCCAGTTTGAGCCCGGGGACGTGGTGGTGTTGGCCTTCAATTGCTGTGTGGTCATCCATGCTGAAAAG GTGGCAGATGACGGTAGCGTCAGCGACACCTTCACTCACAGGAGCCAGCTTCCTGAGGACATGGACCCCCTGACGGTCAGCAGTACCTTAACAGCCCAGGGGATTCTGGTGGTGAGcgtgaggaagaggagcagccAGCAGGACCATGaccgtgaccccccccctccagcctaCTGCGCTTACGGCCATGtataa
- the LOC125711487 gene encoding protein FAM131A-like, which produces MLPKSRRALTIQEIAALARSSLHGISQVVKDHVTKPTAMAQGRVAHLIEWKGWCKPTDSPVALESDFNSYSDLTEGEQEARFAAGVAEQFAIAEAKLRAWSSVDGEDSNDESYDEDYPPNDTAHTAQTDTVSYPPYLRDLLHSQGLQPGGESGSPDALYSSLCSLEDLPLLRGPGGPQTTPADLAAKILGVLQGLQRADCAFRSLGRSTRDDSSCASCSESFLSPEEEELACEDYDSVCPGYAGHRRVSDVASSGVVSLDEEDELEVEEDEVERKSDPGN; this is translated from the exons ATGTTGCCAAAATCGAGGAGAGCGTTAACCATTCAGGAGATCGCGGCGTTGGCCAGGTCATCGTTACACG GTATCTCACAGGTGGTGAAGGACCATGTGACCAAGCCGACCGCCATGGCTCAGGGCCGGGTGGCCCACCTGATCGAGTGGAAGGGCTGGTGCAAGCCCACCGACTCACCCGTGGCCCTCGAATCGGACTTCAACTCCTACTCCGACCTGACAGAGGGAGAGCAGGAAGCGAGATTTGCTGCAG GCGTAGCCGAGCAGTTCGCCATTGCGGAGGCAAAGCTACGGGCATGGTCGTCTGTGGATGGAGAGGACTCCAATGACGAGTCTTATGATGAAGACTACCCCCCCAATGACACAGCCCATACAGCTCAAACAg ACACCGTGTCGTACCCCCCGTACCTGCGAGACCTCCTGCACAGCCAGGGCCTTCAGCCGGGAGGTGAGAGTGGCTCCCCAGATGCCCTTtactccagcctgtgcagcctggaaGACCTCCCACTGCTGAGGGGTCCCGGAGGACCCCAGACCACACCCGCCGACCTGGCCGCTAAGATCCTGGGGGTGCTGCAGGGCCTCCAAAGGGCTGACTGCGCCTTCCGCTCCCTGGGCCGCTCCACCCGCGACGACTCCTCCTGCGCCTCCTGCTCCGAATCCTTTCTCTcccctgaggaagaggagctgGCCTGCGAGGACTATGATAGCGTCTGCCCGGGCTATGCAGGCCACAGGAGGGTCTCAGACGTGGCGTCGTCCGGGGTCGTGTCCTTGGACGAGGAAGATGAGTTGGAGGTGGAGGAAGATGAGGTCGAGAGGAAGAGTGATCCGGGAAACTAG